In Ancylothrix sp. D3o, the following proteins share a genomic window:
- a CDS encoding CAAD domain-containing protein, producing MGYAIDLNAEQTRSQPAPAKHTGAFVTENKTASILQTLPVAEKILEPFLKAPVYFRESFTEYHRPLILGGSLVAVLGASSFLLKIIKGLDDIPLVSPILELIGIGYTGWFLYRYVGSAAGRQVLQKQLQSWGEQIFGPDTETSNTIAKQDETNPSYAGDNKGIVASVAPFSIHAQWGILPASQTLGEAKPVFQRLEQLEAISS from the coding sequence TTGGGTTATGCAATTGACTTAAATGCTGAACAAACCCGCAGCCAACCGGCACCAGCAAAACATACAGGAGCCTTTGTTACAGAAAACAAAACAGCCTCCATCCTCCAAACCTTGCCGGTAGCCGAAAAAATTCTTGAACCATTTTTGAAAGCCCCAGTTTATTTTCGGGAATCCTTTACAGAGTACCACCGGCCGTTAATTTTAGGAGGTAGTTTGGTGGCTGTTTTGGGTGCCAGTAGCTTTTTGCTGAAAATTATAAAAGGACTCGACGATATACCCTTAGTAAGTCCAATTTTAGAACTCATTGGCATTGGATACACCGGCTGGTTTTTATACCGCTATGTCGGTTCCGCTGCTGGCCGCCAAGTCTTGCAAAAACAACTGCAAAGCTGGGGAGAGCAAATTTTCGGCCCCGACACTGAAACATCAAACACCATCGCCAAACAAGACGAGACAAACCCCTCCTATGCAGGCGACAATAAAGGTATAGTGGCTAGTGTCGCCCCCTTTAGCATTCATGCTCAATGGGGAATTTTACCGGCCTCTCAAACCTTGGGAGAAGCCAAGCCGGTATTTCAACGCCTTGAGCAATTAGAAGCCATTTCTTCTTAA
- a CDS encoding 1-acyl-sn-glycerol-3-phosphate acyltransferase — MFAESPLLFSHSLLAALGTRMFLHYENRIPSDSRVLVISNHRSFMDAPLLMAALGRPVRFACHHYMKQVPVLREVVTQLGAFPLEAPAQRHQQFFKQATELLRIGEWVGIFPEGAGPMVQHTPPDRLKEFQRGFAHLALRAQVENLAVLPVAIACSEEVVLPAIPVRVLSLFDPSEPMFKKEGFHPVVVYKRVNVLVGRPHWISSSDRLAYGGKQAKAVVENMLSSTSAEIAGLLRQGCY; from the coding sequence ATGTTTGCTGAGAGTCCCCTGTTATTTTCTCATTCTCTTCTGGCGGCGCTTGGCACGCGGATGTTTTTACATTATGAAAATCGCATTCCTTCTGATAGTCGGGTGTTGGTGATAAGTAACCATCGCAGTTTTATGGATGCGCCGCTTTTGATGGCAGCCCTGGGCAGGCCGGTTCGTTTTGCCTGCCATCACTATATGAAACAGGTGCCGGTGTTGCGCGAGGTGGTGACGCAGTTGGGCGCCTTTCCTTTGGAAGCACCGGCCCAACGTCACCAACAATTTTTTAAGCAGGCAACCGAGTTATTACGGATAGGTGAATGGGTGGGAATATTTCCCGAAGGCGCGGGGCCAATGGTACAGCATACTCCGCCAGACCGGCTCAAAGAATTTCAAAGAGGTTTTGCTCATTTGGCGTTGCGGGCGCAGGTGGAAAATTTGGCGGTGTTACCAGTGGCGATAGCTTGTAGTGAGGAGGTGGTGTTGCCGGCGATACCGGTGCGGGTATTGAGTTTGTTTGACCCGTCAGAACCGATGTTTAAAAAAGAGGGGTTCCACCCGGTGGTGGTTTATAAGCGGGTTAATGTTTTGGTAGGCCGGCCTCATTGGATAAGTTCGTCTGACCGGCTTGCCTATGGCGGCAAACAGGCAAAGGCGGTGGTAGAAAATATGCTGAGCTCAACCAGTGCCGAAATTGCCGGTTTACTAAGGCAAGGATGTTATTAA
- a CDS encoding alpha/beta fold hydrolase, which produces MPEIISRPCLLTPKPLRPDFPLFVFLPGMDGTGKLLRSQLGYLEVAFDIRSLAISPGDLTSWQVLAGEVVGLIEAELEGKKQRPVYLCGESFGGCLALQVIQRAPHLIDRLILINPASSFNRQPLLHFGSHLVALLPQPIYPYSAAGLVPFLAAWERMKTSDLEELMKAMENVPQKTTLWRLSLLREFHISTDQLRNIWQPTLLIAGAADRLLPSVSEAKQLVSRLPNAKMVTLPNSGHACLLEADVDLFKILKNQDFIEIPTRQRAGKSAILK; this is translated from the coding sequence ATGCCAGAAATAATTAGTCGGCCTTGTTTGCTGACACCAAAACCTTTAAGACCCGATTTTCCGCTGTTTGTCTTTTTACCAGGAATGGATGGCACGGGTAAATTATTGCGTTCACAACTGGGTTATTTAGAAGTCGCCTTTGATATTCGTTCTCTGGCAATTTCTCCAGGTGATCTAACATCTTGGCAAGTGCTGGCGGGGGAAGTTGTAGGGTTAATCGAGGCTGAATTAGAAGGCAAGAAACAAAGGCCGGTTTATTTGTGTGGCGAGTCCTTTGGCGGATGTTTGGCATTGCAGGTAATCCAGCGAGCGCCACATTTAATTGATCGGCTAATTTTAATTAATCCCGCCTCTTCTTTTAACCGGCAACCATTGTTACATTTTGGCTCACATTTAGTCGCGTTGTTACCCCAACCCATTTATCCCTATTCCGCAGCCGGTTTAGTACCGTTTTTGGCGGCGTGGGAACGAATGAAAACCAGCGATTTAGAAGAGTTGATGAAGGCAATGGAAAACGTGCCGCAAAAAACAACGCTGTGGCGGTTGTCGCTGTTAAGAGAATTTCACATTTCAACCGACCAATTGCGGAATATTTGGCAGCCTACTTTGTTAATTGCCGGGGCGGCAGATCGCCTGTTACCTTCGGTTTCTGAGGCTAAGCAGTTGGTAAGCCGTTTGCCGAATGCCAAGATGGTTACTTTACCGAATAGCGGTCATGCCTGTTTGTTAGAAGCAGATGTGGATTTGTTTAAGATTTTGAAAAATCAAGATTTTATTGAGATACCTACTAGACAAAGGGCTGGAAAGTCTGCTATTCTAAAATAG
- a CDS encoding S-layer homology domain-containing protein: MNRWKIGPAFLATLALLTTQTPVFARTTFEDVRGHWAQLCIDELAKQGAVSGYKDGLFRPNEPMSREEYATILSRAFASAPAVTTNAPFSDVPATTRTGTDLSTARETAFLAGFPSGVFKPNEPLTRVQALVAVTNGLNLAAQTFSPSQLNLVYDDYPEIPAYALNAVAAATENGLIVSYPNVKFLRPNAPATRAEAASFVCQALATAGKASPVPPQYVVTAPNTSGLQTEVQNSLDGRVQAILFYNKQNYLYTNLRLRVIRDGVNLLDTPLPVGTGLSTSLGFRLMDLDGDSEPEILVDFFTRGGQGCCSNSLIFRYLSASRAYSYIQQPWGYAGYNLKDYDADGLPEFESLDYRFGLRYAANYTDVGGPLQIFQYRSGQMFDVTRNYPNLVAQNARRLWGIYQSGVAQGQDSKAVLAAYLADLHSLGQGRQGWTQIQESYLGGDRSEYFNNLSDFLRSTGYTR, from the coding sequence ATGAACAGATGGAAAATCGGCCCCGCTTTTTTAGCAACCCTCGCACTTTTGACCACACAAACCCCCGTTTTTGCTCGCACAACCTTTGAAGACGTGCGCGGACATTGGGCGCAATTGTGCATAGATGAACTTGCCAAACAAGGCGCTGTTTCTGGCTACAAAGATGGCTTATTTCGCCCCAATGAGCCCATGAGTAGAGAAGAATATGCCACAATTTTAAGCCGTGCCTTTGCCAGCGCACCGGCAGTCACCACCAACGCCCCATTTTCCGATGTTCCGGCTACAACACGCACCGGCACCGATCTCAGTACCGCCAGAGAAACAGCCTTTCTTGCCGGCTTTCCCAGCGGCGTTTTTAAACCCAACGAACCCCTCACCCGCGTGCAAGCATTAGTAGCAGTTACAAACGGCTTAAACTTAGCAGCACAAACCTTTTCTCCCAGCCAATTAAATTTAGTTTATGACGACTATCCAGAAATTCCAGCTTATGCCTTAAATGCAGTAGCAGCGGCAACCGAAAACGGCTTAATTGTCAGTTATCCAAACGTAAAATTTTTGCGCCCAAATGCACCGGCAACTCGTGCAGAAGCCGCCAGTTTTGTATGTCAAGCCTTGGCTACCGCTGGCAAAGCATCGCCGGTGCCCCCGCAATATGTAGTGACGGCACCCAATACAAGCGGTTTGCAAACAGAAGTGCAAAATTCTCTCGATGGCAGAGTGCAGGCAATTTTGTTTTATAATAAGCAAAATTATCTCTATACAAATTTACGTTTGCGGGTGATTCGAGACGGCGTTAATTTATTAGATACGCCTTTGCCGGTGGGAACCGGGTTAAGTACATCATTAGGCTTTCGTTTAATGGACTTAGACGGAGATTCTGAACCCGAAATTTTAGTTGATTTCTTTACGCGGGGCGGACAAGGGTGCTGCTCAAATTCATTAATTTTTCGCTATTTATCCGCTTCAAGAGCTTATAGTTATATCCAGCAACCTTGGGGATATGCGGGTTATAATTTAAAAGATTATGATGCCGATGGATTGCCAGAATTTGAAAGTTTAGATTACCGTTTTGGGTTGCGTTATGCAGCTAATTATACCGATGTCGGCGGGCCGTTACAAATTTTTCAATACCGCAGCGGACAAATGTTTGATGTGACGCGAAATTATCCCAATTTAGTCGCTCAAAATGCCCGCCGGCTTTGGGGAATTTATCAAAGTGGAGTTGCCCAAGGGCAAGATAGTAAAGCGGTTTTAGCAGCCTATTTAGCGGACTTACATTCTCTCGGACAAGGAAGACAAGGATGGACACAAATTCAAGAAAGTTATTTAGGAGGAGATCGCTCAGAATACTTTAATAATTTAAGCGATTTTCTCCGCAGCACCGGCTATACTCGCTAA
- the ggt gene encoding gamma-glutamyltransferase has product MKNLVGWATPTILFFTFTSATFAQPLRTQKGMVVSAHLLASDAGVEMLKQGGNAIDAAVATAFAISVVEPFSAGIGGGGFAMVRLTENAEIKALDFRERAPQKATQNMYLDAEGKVRPKTSINGHLAVGVPGTVAGLYEMHRQYGKLPWKTVVKPAFYLAKDGFLVGEKFVNSVNAHKEILLANPAAKEIFTRNGQMWKVGDRLIQRDLAKTLQAISVDPQSFYRGEIAEKIAVDMQQNNGIITLEDLQEYNIIWRQPVCGMFRIWEVCSMPPPSSGGVHLLQILNIVGDTDIKSWGRYNPDTLHLLIEAMKIAYADRSEYLGDSDFVPVPVAGLINPEYGNLRRAEIDMNRAKSSSEVRPVDINILQQFTKTESEDTTHLTVVDEQKNVVSLTFTINGRFGAGVVAAGTGILLNNEMDDFAIAPNTPNLFGLVGGSANAIAPNKTPLSSMTPTIVLENNQFKMAVGSPGGSTIITTVLQMVLNVLVYEMDAKEAISAPRLHHQWMPDKLWVEKEFESGVLAELTRRGNEIEELPGWGNANLIIITPDGQLEGAADPRGEGAARGY; this is encoded by the coding sequence ATGAAAAATCTTGTAGGGTGGGCTACGCCCACCATCTTATTCTTCACCTTCACTTCCGCCACATTTGCCCAACCACTTCGCACCCAAAAAGGCATGGTAGTTTCCGCCCATCTTTTGGCAAGTGATGCAGGAGTGGAGATGTTAAAACAAGGTGGAAATGCCATTGATGCAGCCGTAGCCACAGCCTTTGCTATATCGGTTGTCGAACCATTTTCTGCCGGCATTGGTGGAGGTGGTTTTGCAATGGTAAGGCTAACAGAAAATGCGGAAATAAAAGCCTTAGATTTTCGAGAACGCGCCCCCCAAAAAGCTACCCAAAATATGTATTTAGATGCCGAGGGAAAGGTGCGGCCAAAAACTAGCATCAACGGTCATTTAGCAGTAGGAGTTCCGGGGACTGTAGCGGGGTTATATGAAATGCACCGGCAGTATGGAAAGTTACCTTGGAAAACTGTAGTAAAGCCGGCATTTTATTTAGCAAAAGATGGTTTTTTGGTGGGAGAAAAGTTTGTTAATTCGGTTAATGCTCACAAAGAAATTTTATTAGCTAATCCCGCCGCTAAGGAAATTTTTACCCGCAATGGGCAAATGTGGAAAGTGGGAGACCGGCTTATTCAGAGAGATTTAGCTAAAACCTTGCAAGCAATTTCTGTAGATCCACAAAGTTTTTATCGCGGGGAAATTGCCGAAAAAATTGCTGTCGATATGCAGCAAAATAATGGCATAATTACTTTGGAAGATTTGCAAGAATATAACATTATTTGGCGGCAGCCTGTCTGTGGGATGTTTCGCATTTGGGAAGTTTGCTCAATGCCGCCACCTTCTTCAGGGGGTGTGCATTTATTGCAGATTTTAAATATTGTCGGTGATACGGATATTAAAAGTTGGGGAAGATATAATCCTGATACGCTGCATTTGTTAATAGAAGCGATGAAAATTGCCTATGCAGATCGTTCGGAATATTTGGGAGATTCTGATTTTGTGCCGGTGCCGGTTGCGGGTTTAATTAATCCTGAATATGGGAACTTGCGCCGGGCTGAAATTGATATGAATAGGGCAAAATCATCTTCGGAAGTTAGGCCGGTGGATATCAATATTTTACAGCAATTTACCAAAACCGAATCAGAAGATACAACTCATTTAACGGTAGTCGATGAACAGAAAAATGTAGTGAGTTTAACCTTTACAATTAATGGGCGATTTGGTGCCGGTGTAGTCGCAGCGGGGACGGGGATTTTATTAAACAATGAGATGGATGATTTTGCCATTGCGCCAAATACTCCAAATTTATTTGGTTTGGTGGGAGGTAGCGCCAATGCTATCGCACCAAACAAAACTCCTCTATCAAGTATGACTCCGACAATTGTTTTAGAAAATAATCAGTTTAAAATGGCAGTGGGTTCCCCTGGGGGCAGTACAATTATTACAACAGTTTTGCAGATGGTTTTGAATGTTTTGGTGTATGAAATGGATGCAAAAGAAGCCATTTCTGCACCGCGATTGCATCATCAATGGATGCCGGATAAGCTGTGGGTAGAAAAAGAATTTGAGAGCGGTGTTTTGGCGGAATTAACGCGGCGAGGAAATGAAATTGAAGAGTTACCGGGATGGGGAAATGCCAATTTAATTATTATTACCCCAGATGGGCAGTTAGAAGGAGCGGCTGATCCGCGTGGGGAAGGTGCCGCGAGGGGGTATTAA
- a CDS encoding glycosyltransferase has translation MNIYVLSRRSLVSSVSEDPVFELEDLVAETCDAKILIPTARNLTVWAEKQPQLASKYLKKVIKRTSGFYHPLECEIPKTNQPNVLLVIGLCGSELNVLASLPGWRQKFDIVVAYVFDAWDFDYYPKYINQIDHLFVPIPEIIDTLHQKFKIPVSLLPFGVDALKQGDGGNNRPFDLISYGRIPQQYHQAFHGKFNQPNSGRIYYRFTPRPTEFLPKNPYENRRDREDRMTLFHILRRAKLALAFDTLYPGMRQFPHSVVTLRWFECGAAGCGIVGKRPTTPLADQLLDWEDSTIELPDDPQESVEIVEQLLQDQNRLNSIHRRNYLENLAKHDLRHRIQLMLETLNLSLPPRLVEELSQIKELSKAEVKQIVNV, from the coding sequence ATGAATATTTACGTTTTGTCTCGTCGGAGTTTAGTATCTTCTGTTTCCGAAGATCCCGTTTTTGAATTAGAAGATTTAGTAGCCGAAACCTGTGATGCCAAAATCTTGATTCCCACCGCTCGAAACCTAACGGTGTGGGCAGAAAAGCAACCCCAGCTTGCCTCAAAATACCTCAAAAAAGTTATCAAACGAACTAGCGGCTTTTATCATCCTTTAGAATGCGAAATCCCCAAAACTAACCAGCCCAATGTATTACTCGTTATTGGCCTTTGTGGCTCCGAGCTAAACGTTTTAGCAAGTCTCCCCGGATGGCGTCAAAAATTTGATATTGTTGTCGCCTATGTTTTTGATGCTTGGGATTTTGATTACTACCCGAAATATATCAACCAAATTGATCATTTATTTGTGCCGATCCCAGAGATTATCGACACCCTCCATCAAAAATTTAAAATTCCCGTATCATTATTACCTTTTGGAGTGGATGCTTTGAAACAAGGTGACGGTGGAAATAATCGCCCCTTTGATCTGATCAGTTATGGACGAATTCCCCAGCAATATCACCAAGCATTTCATGGCAAATTTAATCAACCTAACTCAGGGCGAATTTATTACCGATTTACGCCACGTCCCACAGAATTTTTGCCGAAAAATCCTTATGAAAATCGCCGAGATCGTGAAGATAGGATGACCTTATTTCACATTTTGAGAAGAGCAAAATTAGCCCTGGCTTTTGACACACTTTATCCAGGGATGCGACAATTTCCCCATTCGGTTGTAACGCTGCGCTGGTTTGAATGTGGGGCTGCCGGTTGCGGAATTGTTGGTAAACGCCCCACAACACCTCTAGCTGATCAATTATTAGATTGGGAAGATTCAACCATTGAGTTACCAGACGATCCTCAAGAAAGTGTGGAGATTGTCGAACAACTTTTGCAGGATCAAAATCGCCTCAACTCAATTCACCGGCGCAACTATCTTGAAAACTTAGCTAAACATGATTTGCGTCATCGCATCCAGTTAATGTTAGAAACATTAAATCTGAGTCTACCGCCGCGTTTAGTTGAGGAACTTTCGCAAATTAAGGAACTCTCCAAAGCCGAAGTCAAACAGATAGTTAACGTTTGA
- a CDS encoding M28 family peptidase yields the protein MIKENLEGHLREIVRERDPYFAQQGHFYVREYIRQELRRWGEVESHNFEQVGKRYQNLILNLASRQGDVADKKPIILIGAHYDAVPRSPGADDNASGVAVLLELARIFAERPAGLPVQLVAFDVEEYGMVGSGVYAQELKEKGQEIRLMLSLEMLGYFDETPGSQRYPAKLEKFYPNCGNYIALIGSLRTIPDMMRLKSEIKKAQVPCEWLPVPNAGKMVPDVRRSDHAPFWDLGYAAMMVTDTANMRNPHYHQPSDTIETLNLDYMAGICEGLAEGLRGL from the coding sequence ATGATTAAAGAAAATTTGGAAGGGCATTTAAGAGAAATTGTACGGGAGCGCGATCCGTATTTTGCTCAACAGGGGCATTTTTATGTACGGGAATATATTCGCCAAGAGTTGCGAAGGTGGGGAGAGGTAGAAAGTCATAATTTTGAGCAGGTAGGGAAAAGATATCAAAATTTAATTTTAAATTTAGCGAGCCGACAAGGGGATGTTGCTGATAAGAAACCGATAATTTTAATTGGTGCTCATTATGATGCGGTGCCGCGATCTCCGGGGGCGGATGATAATGCAAGTGGGGTGGCGGTTTTGTTGGAGTTGGCGCGAATTTTTGCCGAAAGGCCGGCTGGATTGCCGGTGCAGTTGGTGGCGTTTGATGTGGAAGAATATGGGATGGTGGGGAGTGGTGTGTATGCCCAAGAGTTGAAGGAAAAAGGGCAAGAAATTCGCTTGATGTTGTCTTTGGAAATGTTGGGATATTTTGATGAGACTCCGGGGAGTCAAAGGTATCCGGCAAAGTTGGAAAAGTTTTATCCGAATTGTGGGAATTACATTGCTTTGATTGGAAGTTTGCGGACAATTCCCGATATGATGAGGTTGAAAAGTGAGATTAAAAAAGCACAGGTGCCTTGTGAGTGGTTGCCGGTGCCGAATGCCGGCAAGATGGTTCCTGATGTGAGAAGAAGTGATCATGCACCGTTTTGGGATTTGGGTTATGCGGCGATGATGGTGACGGATACGGCAAATATGCGGAATCCGCATTATCATCAACCGAGTGATACGATTGAGACGTTAAATTTGGATTATATGGCGGGGATCTGTGAGGGTTTGGCGGAGGGGTTGCGCGGTTTGTGA
- a CDS encoding ComF family protein, whose amino-acid sequence MANTTRFVGIFKSFLNLFLKSPCCLCGRPAQTSLCLYCHRQLQQSQFPQVCHKEHLLPASTMPVFVWGVYGGILKRAIAVMKYENQPQLAKPLGEWVGEAWLKQRLAAERNLTVVPIPLHSTKLKARGFNQAELLAEHFCSVTNLPLQRRGLVRIRETEAQFGLSAVQRQENLRNAFSVGTGFRKGHFSGSVLLFDDIYTTGSTIRAAVEALGAAGVPVWGVVAVAAPPPRIKQV is encoded by the coding sequence ATGGCTAACACAACAAGATTTGTGGGAATTTTCAAAAGCTTTTTAAATTTATTTCTTAAATCTCCTTGCTGTCTTTGTGGACGCCCCGCCCAGACAAGTCTTTGTCTGTACTGTCACAGGCAACTGCAACAATCTCAATTTCCTCAAGTCTGCCACAAAGAGCATCTTTTGCCAGCCTCGACTATGCCGGTGTTTGTCTGGGGTGTTTATGGCGGTATTCTTAAACGTGCTATTGCGGTGATGAAATATGAAAATCAGCCGCAATTGGCAAAACCTCTGGGTGAGTGGGTGGGTGAGGCTTGGTTAAAGCAGCGCTTGGCGGCTGAACGTAATTTAACGGTTGTCCCTATTCCCCTGCATTCCACAAAGCTGAAAGCGCGGGGGTTTAATCAAGCTGAGTTGCTGGCTGAGCATTTTTGCTCGGTGACAAATTTGCCTCTTCAACGCCGGGGTTTAGTGCGTATCCGTGAAACTGAGGCTCAATTTGGTCTTTCTGCTGTGCAACGTCAGGAAAATCTTCGCAATGCTTTTTCTGTGGGCACGGGCTTTCGGAAAGGCCACTTTTCTGGTTCTGTCTTATTATTTGATGATATTTATACGACCGGCTCAACGATTCGTGCTGCGGTTGAGGCTTTGGGGGCTGCGGGGGTGCCGGTTTGGGGGGTTGTGGCTGTTGCTGCTCCGCCGCCAAGGATAAAACAAGTTTAG
- a CDS encoding exosortase-dependent surface protein XDP2 yields MSYKPSSIGNSLRPHAISLMVGGMLSLWATGARAASLFSFATNFSYPGTGTRTECDISALCDIALDSVTIGNKAFSLSQIGRVSDVALLNNYNGPPPSTGGQRNIGGASLDRGDFATGVALETLRAESDTTRLAQFNTSRTEQAIAETLGNNRQSIFNLNNIIDTEDDGIGGSWDNESVFTMDLLFNGGAAYNSLLLWERGMNSDIMLKPIYEVANNQATVLGEEVIITQQELDSAGFQIDTTEIRAPQEVGSKGITFDTDIKGVRVISTKQFDGPDFKIAAVKQTIPEPRALLGLGLVGGALAYTRRRQINKSC; encoded by the coding sequence ATGAGTTACAAGCCGTCTTCAATCGGGAATAGCCTAAGACCACACGCTATCAGCTTAATGGTCGGAGGAATGCTGTCCCTATGGGCAACTGGCGCTCGTGCAGCCAGCTTGTTCTCATTTGCGACAAATTTTTCTTACCCAGGCACCGGCACCCGCACCGAGTGTGACATCTCTGCCCTGTGCGACATCGCCCTCGACAGTGTAACCATTGGAAATAAAGCATTTTCGCTCAGCCAAATAGGTCGCGTCAGCGATGTGGCCCTTTTAAACAACTATAACGGGCCGCCGCCTTCAACAGGAGGCCAAAGAAATATAGGGGGAGCCAGCCTCGACAGAGGAGATTTCGCCACCGGCGTCGCCCTAGAAACCTTGCGAGCCGAAAGTGACACCACGCGGTTAGCTCAATTCAACACCTCCAGAACCGAGCAAGCCATCGCCGAAACCCTCGGAAACAACCGGCAATCAATCTTTAACTTAAACAACATCATTGACACCGAAGATGATGGAATCGGTGGTAGCTGGGATAACGAAAGCGTTTTCACGATGGATTTGTTATTCAACGGCGGCGCGGCCTATAACAGTTTACTGCTGTGGGAGCGAGGCATGAACAGCGACATCATGCTCAAACCGATCTACGAAGTTGCCAACAACCAAGCAACCGTACTGGGAGAAGAGGTGATCATCACTCAGCAAGAGTTAGATAGCGCCGGCTTCCAAATTGACACCACAGAAATCCGCGCCCCTCAAGAAGTTGGCTCAAAAGGCATCACATTTGACACAGACATCAAAGGCGTGCGTGTGATCAGCACAAAACAATTTGACGGCCCAGATTTCAAAATTGCCGCCGTCAAGCAAACCATCCCAGAACCGAGAGCCTTATTAGGTTTGGGCCTGGTGGGAGGGGCTCTCGCTTATACTCGCCGCCGCCAAATCAACAAAAGCTGTTAA